The genomic interval CCCCATGCCTGGCGCTATCGCCGCGCGGCCGAGCATGTCGAGGTGGTCCGCAAGCTGTGGGACAGCTTCGAGGACGACGCCTTCATCCGCGACAAGGAAACCGGCGTGTTCTTCGACACCGGCAAGGTGCATTTCACCGATCACGAGGGCGAGCATTTCAAGATCAGGGGGCCGCTGAACGTCCCGCGCTCGCCGCAGGGCCATCCGGTCATCGTGCAGGCGGGCCAGTCCGAGGACGGGCGCGGCCTTGCCGCCGCCACCGCCGAGGTGATCTTCACCGCCCATCAGCGCCTTGACACCGCGCAGGAATTCTATCGCGACATCAAGGCCCGCGCCCGCGGGCAGGGCCGCAATCCCGGGCATGTGCTCATCATGCCCGGCGTCGCGCCCTTCGTCGGCCGGACCGAGGCCGAGGCGCGCGAGAAATACGAGCGTCTCACCAGCCTGATCCTGGAAGAGGACGGCACCGCGCTGATCAGGGGGCTGACCGGCGGCACGCTGGACCTGACCGGGGCGGATCTCGACGGCCCGCTGCCGCCGCTGGACCCGACCGAGGGCATGAAGTCGCGCCAGGCGCTGATCCGGCAGATCGCCGACGAGAACGGCTTCACCATCCGCCAGCTCTACCAATGGATCGCCTCGGCGCGCGGGCATTTCACCATCATCGGCAGCGCCGTGCAGATCGCCGACACGCTGCAGGAATGGTTCGAGAACGAGGGCGCGGACGGGTTCAACATCCTGCCGCCCTGGCTGCCCACCGGGCTGAGCGATTTCGTCGACCTGGTCATTCCCGAACTGCAGCGCCGCGGCCTGTTCCGCACCGAATACGAGGGCCGGACCCTGCGCGAGAACCTGGGCCTGCCCTTCCCCGTCAACCGGCACGCCGCCATCCGCGCGGCCGCCAATGCCGCGGAGTAGCACCATGAGCCTGGAAACCCTGGACCTGCCCCGCCGCCGCAGCGGCAGCCCGCGCCGCGGCCTGCCCATGCCGCCGGTGGCCGGCTTCCTGTCCCGCTATGGCCTCGTGCTGGTTTTCCTGGTGCTGTGGCAGCTCTCCAGCACCTTGGGCTGGATCAGCCCGGCGGTGTTTCCGCCGCTGGACCGGATCGCGGCCGCGCTTTGGCAGGGGCTGGCCAGCGGGGCGCTGGTCGACGACATCGCCATCAGCCTGCAGCGCGCCGGGCTGGCCTTTTTCGGCGCCGTGGGGCTGGGCATCCCGCTTGGCCTGCTGATGGGCCAGCTGCGCCCGGCCGAGCGCGCGCTGGACCCGATCCTGCAGCTGTTCCGCCAGACCTCGGCGCTGGCGCTTTATCCGGTCTTCATCCTGCTGCTGGGGCTGGGCGAGGCCTCGAAGGTCTTTGTCATCTTCTGGGCGACGCTGTTCCCGATCCTTCTGGCCACCATCGGCGGCGTGAAGGAGGTGGACCGCAAGCTGATCGAGATGGCGCGCAGCTACGGCGCCAGCCAGTTGCAGATCTTCCGCCGCGTCGTGCTGCCCGCCTCGGTGCCGGCGATCTTCGTCGGGCTGCGGCTGTCGGCCACCACCGCCCTGCTGCTGCTGATCGCGGCCGAGATGATCGGCGCGAACAAGGGCATCGGCTTTCAGGTAATGAATGCCCAGTACAATTTCCAGATTCCGCTGATGTTCGCGGCGATCTTCCTGATGGCCGGGCTGGGGCTGGCCGCCAATGCGGTGCTGATCTGGCTGCAGCGGCGGCTGTGCCGCTGGTCGCTGGACCAGGCCTGACCCCCCTCTCGCGACGCAATTCCAAGGAAACGAAACGATGACCCATCCCCTTACCCGCATCGCCCTGGGCTCTGCCCTTGCCGCGCTTCTGTCCACGGCCGCCCATGCCGAAGAGGTCACCATGCGCTTCATGGCCAGCCATGGCGGGCTGAACGCCCATGAGCTGGCCTGGGAGCTGGGCTATTTCGAGGGCACCGGCATCACGCTGGAAAACGTCGGCTATGCCTCGGGCGGCCCGGAATCGCTGATGGCACTGGCCGGCGGCTCGATCGAGATCGGCAGCGCGGCGACCGCGGCGGTGCTGAACTCGATCGCCGGCGGCAACGATTTCGTCGCCGCCTATCCGACGAACGGCATCAACGATCAGGTCCAGTCGATCTTCTACGTGCTCGAAGACAGCCCGATCCAAGGCATCGAGGACCTGCCCGGCAAGACCGTCGCCGTGAACACGCTGGGCGCGCATCTGGACTATACCGTGCGCGAGGCCCTGCATCAGAAGGGCCTGGCGCAGAACGCCGCCAATCTGGTGACGGTGCCGGGGCCGCAGCTGGAACAGGTGCTGCGCTCGGGGCAGGTCGACGTGGCCGCCTTCGGCTACTGGCAGACCACCTTCGAGGGCGTGGCGCGCGAGGCCGGCGGACTGCGGGCGATCTTCGACGACACCGACGTGCTGGGCGAGATCGCCGGCGGCTTCACCGTGCTGCGGCGCGACTGGGTCGAGGCCCATCCCGAGGCCGCCCGCACCTATGTCGAGCAATCCGCCCGGGCGCTGGACTATGCCCGCGAGCATCCCGAGGAAACCCGCGCCGCGATCGCCAGGGCGCTGGAGGAGCGCGGCGAGAATCCCGCCGTCGCCGCCTTCTTCGCCGGGTTCGGCGTGCGCGAGGGCGGCCGCGCCGTGCCGCGAGACGTCGAGTTCTGGATCGAGGTGCTGGAACGCGAGGGCAAGCTGCAACCCGGCCAGCTCTCGGCCGAAAAGGTGCTCTTCGCGCCGGGCAGCACGGTGGCGGCGAAATGACCCGGGCGGCCGAAAGCATCCGCGGCGAGGTTGCGGTGCGCAACCTGTCGAAATCCTTTCCGCTGCAGGGCGCGATGCGGCCGGTCCTGCGCGACCTCTCGCTGCATATCCGCAGCGGCGAGGCGCTGGCGATCGTCGGCCCCAGCGGCTGCGGCAAGACCACGCTGCTGCGGCTGCTGGCCGGGCTGGAGACCCCGGACCGGGGCGAGGTGCTGATCGACGGCCGCCCGGTCTCGGGCGTGGGCACCGAACGCGCCGTGATCTATCAGGAGCCGCGGCTGCTGCCTTGGCTGACGGTGCTGGACAACGTGGCTTTCGGCCTGGACGTTCGCGGCCTGCCCGCATCCCGGGCCCGCGAGCAGGCGCGGCATTACATCCATCTGGTCGGCCTGACCGATTTCCAGAACGCCTATCCGCGCCAGCTTTCCGGCGGCATGGCGCAGCGCGTGGGCATCGCCCGCGCCCTGACCATCCGCCCCGAGATCCTGCTGCTGGACGAGCCGCTGGGCGCGCTGGACGCGATGACCAAGCTGACCATGCAGGAAGAGCTGACCCGCATCTGGGCCGAGGAGAACGTCACCACGATCCTGGTCACCCACGATCTGGAAGAGGCGATCTTCCTGGCGGACCGGGTTCTGGTGCTGTCCACCGACGGCGCGGCCCCGACGACGATTCCGGTAGAGCTGCCCAGGCCGCGCGACCGCAACTCGGCCGAATTCGTGCAGCTGCGCAAGCGGCTGATGGGCAAGTTCGGCCTGCACTGAACGGCCCGGGGGACGCGCGGCGACAGGACCCGTCCTTGCAGGACCGGTCCTAGGCGGCGTCTTCTGGAAATCCGGGCAATCAGGCGTTGAAGAGGAAATGCAGGACGTCGCCGTCCTTGACCTCGTAGGACTTGCCCTCGACGCGGAACTTGCCGGCCTCGCGCGCGCCGGCCTCGCCCCTGTAGGTGACGTAGTCGTCATAGGCGATGGTTTCGGCGCGGATGAAGCCGCGCTCGAAATCGCCATGGATCACGCCCGCCGCCTGCGGGGCCAGCGTGCCCTTGTGGATGGTCCAGGCGCGCGCTTCCTTGGGCCCGACGGTGAAATAGGTCTCCAGGCCCAGAAGCTTGTAGCCCTCGCGGATCAGCCGGTCGAGGCCCGCCTCGTGCAGGCCCATTTCCTCAAGGAACATCGTCGCTTCCTCGGCGGGAAGCTGGCTGATCTCTTCCTCGATCCGGGCCGAGATCACCACATGGCCGGCGCCCTGCTCGGCCGCCATCTGCGCCACGCGCTCGGACTGGCTGTTGCCGGTGGCGGCCTTGTCTTCCTCGACATTGCAGACGAACAGAACCGGCTTGGCGGTCAGCAGCTGCAGCATGTCCCAGGCTTTCCGGTCCTCGTCCGCGACCTGCACGGTCCGGGCGGGCTCGCCGGATTCCAGCGCCGCCTGCGCGGCCCTGAGCAGCTTTTCCTGCGCCACGGCCTCCTTGTCGCCGCCCTTCAGCTTGCGCTGGATATTGGCCAGCCGCCGCTCGACGGATTCCAGGTCGGCGATCATCAGCTCGGTCTCGATGGTCTCGGCATCGGCGATGGGATCGACGCGGCCCTCGACATGGGTGACGTCGCCATCCTCGAAGCAGCGCAGGACATGGGCGATGGCATCGACCTCGCGGATATTGGCCAGGAACTGGTTGCCCAGGCCCTCGCCCTTGCTCGCGCCCTTCACCAGCCCGGCGATGTCGACGAAGGTGATGCGGGTCGGGATGATCTGCTTGCTGCCCGCGATCTCGGCCAGCTTGTCCAGCCGCGGATCGGGCACGGCGACCTCGCCCACGTTCGGCTCGATGGTGCAGAAGGGGAAGTTCGCGGCCTGCGCGGCGGCGGTTTTCGTCAGCGCGTTGAACAGCGTCGATTTGCCCACGTTCGGCAGGCCGACGATCCCCATGCGAAAGCCCATGATGCACCCCTTTTCCCGGATTTCCGCGCTTATTATGGGGCGGCGTCGCCCGAGTCCAGTGGCGGGCCGTTGATCTTGCCCCGGGCGCGGGCTAGGGCTTGGCGGAACAAGAGGGAACGGGGCGCATGAGCAGAATCGACGACACTTTCGCGCGGCTGGCCGAAACCGGCGGCAAGGCCTTCGTCGCCTACATGATGGGCTGCGACCCGGATTTCGACACCTCGCTGCAGATCATGCGCGGCCTGCCCGGCGCGGGCGTGGACGTCATCGAGCTGGGCATGCCCTTCACCGACCCGATGGCCGACGGCGCCACCATCCAGGCGGCGGGCCAGCGGGCGCTGGCGGCGGGCGGCAGCGTCAGCCGGGTGCTGGACATGGTGCGCGCCTTTCGCGAAACCGACAACGCCACGCCGATCGTTCTGATGGGCTATTACAACCCGATCTATGCCCGCGCGGGCGGTGTCGACCGCTTCCTGTCCGAGGCCGCCGCGGCCGGGGTGGACGGGCTGATCGTCGTCGACCTGCCGCCCGAGGAGGATGCCGAGCTGTGCCTGCCGGCGCGCGAGGCCGGGCTGAACTTCATCCGCCTGGCAACGCCGACCACCGACGACCGCCGCCTGCCGGCGGTGGTGAAGAACACTTCGGGCTTCGTCTATTACGTCTCGGTCACGGGCATCACCGGCGGTCCTGCGGCAAACGCAGCCGAGGTCGCGCCCGAGGTGGCCCGCATCCGCGCCAGCGCGAAACTGCCGGTCGTGGTAGGCTTCGGCATCTCGACCCCCGAGGCGGCGCAGGCGGTGGCGGGCGTGGCCGATGGCTGCGTCGTGGGTTCGGCCATCGTCAAGCTGATCGGCGAGGGCCGCCCGGTGCCCGAGATCCTGTCCTTCGTCGCCGATCTGGCGCGCGGCGCGCATAGCGCCTGAACCGATCCTCCGCCCGGCGCGTTCGACAGTGCAGAACGCCGCGTTCCCGGCTTTGCCGGTTGGGGAAACGCGGCGCGGCGCTATCTTGGACGCATCGCAAGACGGAGGATTTCATGCCCACCCTGTTCTACCATGCCGGGGCCTGCTCGCTCGCGCCCCATATCGTGCTGGAATGGACCGGCGCACCCTATGAGGCGGTGGCGGTCGAATTCGGCTCGGCCGAACTGCTGGCGGTGAACCCGGCCGGCGCCGTGCCGGTGCTGCGCGAGGATGACGGCTGGATCCTGACCCAGGCGGGCGCGATCCTGCACCACCTGGCGCGCAAGCATCCCGAGGCCGATCTGGCCGGCGGCGACGAGTTGCGGGCGCAGGCGGAACTCGACCGCTGGTCGAGCTTCTTCACCGGCGACCTGCATCCGGCCTTCTTTCCGCTGTTCACGCCGCAGCGCTATACCACCAGCCGCGAGCAGGCCGACCGCGAGGCGGTGCAGGAGGCCGCGCGCAAGCTGGTCCGCAAGCGGCTGGCGCTGCTGGACGCGCATCTGGAGGGGCGCGACTGGATCCTGGGCCGCCGCTCGGTGATCGACGCCTATGCCTTTCCGATGCTGCGTTGGGCGGCGAAGCTGCTGCCCGAGGGGACCGAAGGCTGGGCCAATGTGCAGGCCCTGCATGACCGCATCGCGGCCGATCCGGCCGTGCAGACCGTCCTTGCCCGCGAAGAGGGCGCATAAGGAGACAGACCCATGCCCACCGGCATCCATCACGTCACCGGCATCACCCGCCGGGTGCAGGCCAATGTCGATTTCTACGCCGGCTTCCTGGGCCTGCGGCTGGTCAAGCGCACCGGCGGCTTCGAGGATGCCGAGCAACTGCACCTGTTCTATGGCGACGCGCTCGGCTCGCCCGGCTCGCTCGTCACCTTCCTGGTGTGGGAGGATGGGGCGCCGGGCCGGGTCGGCCATGGCCAGGTTGCCGAGATCGCGCTGGCCGTGCCACCCGCCAGCATCGGCGACTGGCTGACCCGCGCCATGACCGCCCGCCTGCCGGTCGAGGGGCCGCTGCGCGAGCGGGGCGAGACGGTGCTGCGCCTCAAGGACCCCGACGGCGTGATCGTCAAGCTGGTGGGGGCGGATCTGCCGGCCGCGGCACCCCTGCCCGATCCCATCGCGCCGACGCGGCTGCGCGGCGTCACCATCCTGACCGAGCAGCCCGCGGCGACGCGCGATTTCCTGACCCGCTTCGGCTATCGCCCCGGCGCGGCCGAGGGCGCGGTGCAGCGCATGGAATCCGACACGGATGTCGTCGCCATCCGCGACGCCACCGGCTTCTTTCCGGGCATTCCCGGCACCGGCATCCTGGATCACGTCGCCTTCCGGGCGCCGGACGCCGATGCCGTGCGCCGGATGCGGCTGGCGCTGAAGGATACCGACGCAACCAGCGTGCATGACCGGAAATATTTCCTGTCGCTCTATGTGCGCGAGCCGGCGGGAACGCTGCTGGAATATGCCACCGACGCCCCCGGCTTCACCGTGGACGAGGCGGCCGAGCACCTGGGCGAAACGCTGTTCGTCCCGCCCCATGACGCGGCCCGCGCCGAGGACCTGCGCGTGATCCTGCCGCAATTCGCCCTGCCGGGCGAGGAAAGGAGCCCGATGCGCGAGTTGCATTTCATCCACCGCTTCCACCGGCCGGAAAACCCGGACGGCAGCACCATCGTCCTGCTGCACGGCACCGGCGGCAACGAATCCGACCTGATGCCGCTGGCGCATCGGATCGCGCCCCGCGCCACGCTGCTGGGCGTCCGCGGCCGCTCGACCGAGGAAGGCATCAACCGCTGGTTCCGCCGCTATGACGCGGTGACCTATGACCAGGCCGACATCCGCGCCGAGGCCGAGGCCTTTGCCGGCTTCATCGACGAGGCGGCGCGGGCCTACGGGCTGGACCCCGCGGCGCTGACCTATCTGGGCTATTCCAACGGCGCGAACCTGCTGGGCGCGGTCATGCAGCTGCATCCCGGCCTGATCGGCCGCGCGGTTCTGCTGCGCGCCGTGCAGGTGCTGGAGGAGCCGCCGGCGCTGGAGCCGCAGGCCCTGGCCGGCAGCCGGGTGCTGATGCTGACCGGCGCCCGCGATCCCTTCGCCCGCATGGCCCCGGCGCTGGAGCGCGCCTTGCAGGACGGCGGCGCGGCGCTGGAGGCGAGGGCCGTCGAGGCGGGGCATGAGCTTCAGCCCGAGGACCTGACGCTGGCCGCCGACTGGCTGGGCCGCGGTTGAGGGCCGGACCGGCAGCGCGGCGACCCTCGGCGCTGCCGCATGGGTATTTGTGAAACAGAGAAGGCGGACAGGCGGGTCGCGAGGC from Paracoccus sp. MA carries:
- a CDS encoding glutathione S-transferase family protein, whose protein sequence is MPTLFYHAGACSLAPHIVLEWTGAPYEAVAVEFGSAELLAVNPAGAVPVLREDDGWILTQAGAILHHLARKHPEADLAGGDELRAQAELDRWSSFFTGDLHPAFFPLFTPQRYTTSREQADREAVQEAARKLVRKRLALLDAHLEGRDWILGRRSVIDAYAFPMLRWAAKLLPEGTEGWANVQALHDRIAADPAVQTVLAREEGA
- a CDS encoding ABC transporter substrate-binding protein, translated to MTHPLTRIALGSALAALLSTAAHAEEVTMRFMASHGGLNAHELAWELGYFEGTGITLENVGYASGGPESLMALAGGSIEIGSAATAAVLNSIAGGNDFVAAYPTNGINDQVQSIFYVLEDSPIQGIEDLPGKTVAVNTLGAHLDYTVREALHQKGLAQNAANLVTVPGPQLEQVLRSGQVDVAAFGYWQTTFEGVAREAGGLRAIFDDTDVLGEIAGGFTVLRRDWVEAHPEAARTYVEQSARALDYAREHPEETRAAIARALEERGENPAVAAFFAGFGVREGGRAVPRDVEFWIEVLEREGKLQPGQLSAEKVLFAPGSTVAAK
- a CDS encoding ABC transporter permease, translated to MSLETLDLPRRRSGSPRRGLPMPPVAGFLSRYGLVLVFLVLWQLSSTLGWISPAVFPPLDRIAAALWQGLASGALVDDIAISLQRAGLAFFGAVGLGIPLGLLMGQLRPAERALDPILQLFRQTSALALYPVFILLLGLGEASKVFVIFWATLFPILLATIGGVKEVDRKLIEMARSYGASQLQIFRRVVLPASVPAIFVGLRLSATTALLLLIAAEMIGANKGIGFQVMNAQYNFQIPLMFAAIFLMAGLGLAANAVLIWLQRRLCRWSLDQA
- a CDS encoding LLM class flavin-dependent oxidoreductase → MTRKIRLGAFLPGGGQHIAAWRHPDQPAEGATSFDFHVKLAQEAERGLFDAYFLADGLAIAFGGGIEGGNAKVAGFEPVTLFSALAPLTRNLGFIATASTTYEEPYNLARKFASLDLISGGRAGWNVVTTATESAAHNFNLDRQHPHAWRYRRAAEHVEVVRKLWDSFEDDAFIRDKETGVFFDTGKVHFTDHEGEHFKIRGPLNVPRSPQGHPVIVQAGQSEDGRGLAAATAEVIFTAHQRLDTAQEFYRDIKARARGQGRNPGHVLIMPGVAPFVGRTEAEAREKYERLTSLILEEDGTALIRGLTGGTLDLTGADLDGPLPPLDPTEGMKSRQALIRQIADENGFTIRQLYQWIASARGHFTIIGSAVQIADTLQEWFENEGADGFNILPPWLPTGLSDFVDLVIPELQRRGLFRTEYEGRTLRENLGLPFPVNRHAAIRAAANAAE
- a CDS encoding VOC family protein, which translates into the protein MPTGIHHVTGITRRVQANVDFYAGFLGLRLVKRTGGFEDAEQLHLFYGDALGSPGSLVTFLVWEDGAPGRVGHGQVAEIALAVPPASIGDWLTRAMTARLPVEGPLRERGETVLRLKDPDGVIVKLVGADLPAAAPLPDPIAPTRLRGVTILTEQPAATRDFLTRFGYRPGAAEGAVQRMESDTDVVAIRDATGFFPGIPGTGILDHVAFRAPDADAVRRMRLALKDTDATSVHDRKYFLSLYVREPAGTLLEYATDAPGFTVDEAAEHLGETLFVPPHDAARAEDLRVILPQFALPGEERSPMRELHFIHRFHRPENPDGSTIVLLHGTGGNESDLMPLAHRIAPRATLLGVRGRSTEEGINRWFRRYDAVTYDQADIRAEAEAFAGFIDEAARAYGLDPAALTYLGYSNGANLLGAVMQLHPGLIGRAVLLRAVQVLEEPPALEPQALAGSRVLMLTGARDPFARMAPALERALQDGGAALEARAVEAGHELQPEDLTLAADWLGRG
- a CDS encoding ABC transporter ATP-binding protein, translating into MTRAAESIRGEVAVRNLSKSFPLQGAMRPVLRDLSLHIRSGEALAIVGPSGCGKTTLLRLLAGLETPDRGEVLIDGRPVSGVGTERAVIYQEPRLLPWLTVLDNVAFGLDVRGLPASRAREQARHYIHLVGLTDFQNAYPRQLSGGMAQRVGIARALTIRPEILLLDEPLGALDAMTKLTMQEELTRIWAEENVTTILVTHDLEEAIFLADRVLVLSTDGAAPTTIPVELPRPRDRNSAEFVQLRKRLMGKFGLH
- the ychF gene encoding redox-regulated ATPase YchF — encoded protein: MGFRMGIVGLPNVGKSTLFNALTKTAAAQAANFPFCTIEPNVGEVAVPDPRLDKLAEIAGSKQIIPTRITFVDIAGLVKGASKGEGLGNQFLANIREVDAIAHVLRCFEDGDVTHVEGRVDPIADAETIETELMIADLESVERRLANIQRKLKGGDKEAVAQEKLLRAAQAALESGEPARTVQVADEDRKAWDMLQLLTAKPVLFVCNVEEDKAATGNSQSERVAQMAAEQGAGHVVISARIEEEISQLPAEEATMFLEEMGLHEAGLDRLIREGYKLLGLETYFTVGPKEARAWTIHKGTLAPQAAGVIHGDFERGFIRAETIAYDDYVTYRGEAGAREAGKFRVEGKSYEVKDGDVLHFLFNA
- the trpA gene encoding tryptophan synthase subunit alpha gives rise to the protein MSRIDDTFARLAETGGKAFVAYMMGCDPDFDTSLQIMRGLPGAGVDVIELGMPFTDPMADGATIQAAGQRALAAGGSVSRVLDMVRAFRETDNATPIVLMGYYNPIYARAGGVDRFLSEAAAAGVDGLIVVDLPPEEDAELCLPAREAGLNFIRLATPTTDDRRLPAVVKNTSGFVYYVSVTGITGGPAANAAEVAPEVARIRASAKLPVVVGFGISTPEAAQAVAGVADGCVVGSAIVKLIGEGRPVPEILSFVADLARGAHSA